The following are encoded in a window of Malassezia japonica chromosome 7, complete sequence genomic DNA:
- a CDS encoding uncharacterized protein (COG:S; EggNog:ENOG503P1U5): MANTTVRGALTIHGTNPQFLIERVVRARIYDSMYWKQDCFALTAESLVDKAADLQYVGGTYGMLRPSPFLCLVCKLLQIQPEREIVLEYLAAEDLKYLRALAAMYIRMTFPAIEVFELLEPLLNDYRKLRYRDTAGQYSLSHMDEFVDDLLKEERVCDLILPRLTRRSVLEENEGLRPRTSRLEDALVLGDAQGLDEADDSDDSLGAVRREREARRAHADQTREARRRREAHARGYAVEEEEYASQQSEDEEERLRALYMRSRSVSPDREDRGSVSPDRSVSPDRSISPDRRSVSPDRAISPDRRSVSPDRRSVSTDRDISPDRMSISPDRQ; encoded by the coding sequence ATGGCGAACACGACAgtgcgcggtgcgctgaCGATCCATGGCACCAATCCGCAGTTCCtgatcgagcgcgtggtgcgtgcgcgcatcTACGACTCGATGTACTGGAAGCAGGACTGCTTTGCGCTCAccgccgagtcgctcgtCGACAAGGCCGCGGACCTGCAGTACGTGGGCGGCACCTACGGCATGCTGCGCCCCAGCCCGTTCCTGTGCCTCGTCTGCAAGCTGCTCCAGATCCAGCCGGAGCGGGAGATTGTGCTCGAGTacctcgcggccgaggacctCAAGTACTTGCGCGCACTCGCAGCCATGTACATCCGCATGACCTTTCCCGCGATCGAGGTGtttgagctgctcgagccgctccTGAATGACTACCGAAAATTGCGGTACAGAGACACCGCGGGGCAGTACTCGCTCTCGCACATGGACGAGTTTGTGGACGACCTGCTAAAAGAGGAGCGCGTATGCGACTTGATCCTGCCGCGCctcacgcgccgcagcgtgctCGAAGAAAACGAGGGACTGCGGCcacgtacgtcgcgcctcgaggatgcACTCGTTCTCGGCGACGCACAGGGCCttgacgaggcggacgatAGCGACGACAGCCTCGGCGCAGTTCGCCGCGAACGcgaagcgcggcgcgcacacGCGGACCAGAcacgcgaggcgcggcgcagacgcgAGGCCCATGCGCGGGGGTACGCGGTCGAAGAGGAGGAGTACGCGTCGCAGCAGtcggaggacgaggaggagcgcctccGCGCGCTGTAtatgcgctcgcgcagcgtgtcgccTGATCGGGAAGATCGGGGGAGTGTGTCGCCCGATCGGAGTGTTTCGCCCGATCGCAGCATCTCGCCGGACCGCAGGAGTGTGTCGCCCGACCGCGCCATCTCGCCGGATCGGCGGAGCGTGTCGCCCGACCGTCGCAGTGTGTCGACCGACCGCGACATTTCGCCCGACCGCATGAGCATTTCGCCCGACCGTCAATAG
- a CDS encoding uncharacterized protein (COG:Z; EggNog:ENOG503NTW8), with protein MDSAPAPSAHERSPVAARERPAGFVLMETGTRPATPRAPFMPSPRKRARGTPQKVTRVPLGESTLNAREDEARGGKGEEEARVREVRIASQHDIAPRRADTPDELEDAPLHNAHRRDPFTRPTTSMSRAREDDRGLARGDTRPAGPRPATAMARTAMARPATSMSARRDARAPERTASPVRAPERTASPVRPVPDRTASPVRQVPERTASPMRAAERTAPVRPPARAASPTRPMQGSQTRVLRAKITDGVVRPRLKRDDAPGPSRAPANAPIRAPTPQSVASRAPTSLGTATGRTPALAPVASRAPMSLGQASPVRSAPVRTIPRTPSPLKAMRPMPVAAERVDVDAIADELGESSFLLDDAEESGPDSVQVHIRLRPTEADEECAWLATPTSATVMLDPCIAATKLQPNVGLPFQFDGLHTGSSNADVYAMLARPLVQSVLRGYNAVIFAYGQTASGKTFTLSGGEGGGEPGIIPRAICDVFQGICQGSSEREYLVRVSYLEIWNEIVKDLLDPTSQPQVRDDRRRGANAVFVAPLQEEVVTSPSQVFALLERGEANRHVGATDWNERSSRSHTCFKITVESWERSQGGAADHVGRHYRISELSLIDLAGSERHTWGARGRSEGANINKSLLSLGKVIYALSERSAAEKSERSRTTAIHVPFRDSKLTRILQNSLNGNARIAVVCTLNPSPAMVEESLGTLNFAKRIKKVAVRAEPNEIDGDLSLLVGAPSAETHALLVRYRAEMGALRAKVAQLQQAPAPSSTPPRRAASPATATATATATAPTPASIEALQERLDELGTLILRGGDGPRPSEPHPVSPAKQRGFAFDDPLPIVQEKLHAALSKISRLERKLATRLSMPGVPGDADKDARIEALQRQVRELETVLAAQTPAAPDALRDEVQAEFQQELDAAAERIAERDAFLAEVTAECARLRRANEQLVRLAHQDTEKMVASLTARPERPVMSLFAPHLRPATVLGRAPLGMPASVPSTPNKAWDAPISIDGTESETLSSSDLDEVLE; from the coding sequence GGGGCGGGAAGGgcgaggaagaggcgcgtgtgcgcgaggtgcgcatcgcgtCGCAGCACGAtatcgcgccgcggcgtgctgatacgccggacgagctcgaggatgcgccgctgcacaATGCACACCGCCGCGATCCGTTTACACGCCCGACGACGTCCATGAGCCGCGCCCGCGAAGACGATAGAGGGCTTGCACGGGGGGATACACGGCCGGCCGGGCCACGGCCAGCGACGGCCATGGCACGGACCGCCATGGCACGGCCAGCGACATCGATGAGTGCACGGAgagacgcacgcgcgcccgagcggACAGCGTCGCCGGTGCGTGCACCCGAGCGGACTGCATCGCCGGTGCGTCCTGTTCCCGACCggaccgcgtcgccggtgcgccaAGTGCCCGAGCGGACagcgtcgccgatgcgcgctgccgaacgcaccgcgccggtACGCCCGCCggcccgcgccgcgtctcCAACACGGCCCATGCAGGGGTCACAGACGCGTGTCCTGCGCGCCAAGATCAccgacggcgtcgtgcggccgcgcctcaagcgcgacgacgcgccgggccCGAGCCGTGCGCCAGCCAATGCGCCGATccgtgcgccgacgccgcagAGCGTGGCGAGCCGCGCACCAACGTCGCTCGGGACCGCTACgggccgcacgccggcTCTTGCGCCCGTTGCGAGCCGCGCACCCATGTCGCTCGGCCAAGCGTCGCCTGTGCGGTCTGCGCCTGTCCGCACGATCCCACggacgccgtcgccgctcaAAGCGATGCGCCCCATGCCtgtcgctgccgagcgcgtcgacgtcgatgcgattgccgacgagctcggcgagagcTCGTTCCTCCTGGACGATGCAGAGGAAAGCGGCCCCGACTCGGTGCAAGTGCATAtccgcctgcgccccaCTGAAGCCGACGAAGAGTGTGCGTGGCTTGCGACGCCCACCTCTGCCACTGTCATGCTCGATCCGTGCATTGCTGCGACCAAGCTCCAGCCGAATGTCGGCCTGCCGTTCCAGTTTGACGGCCTGCACACGGGCAGTTCGAATGCCGACGTGTATGCGATGCTTGCGCGTCCCTTGGTGCAGAGCGTCTTGCGTGGCTACAATGCCGTGATCTTTGCATACGGCCAAACGGCCAGCGGCAAGACCTTTACGCTGAGTGGTGgcgagggcggcggcgagcccGGCATTATTCCCCGTGCGATCTGCGACGTGTTCCAAGGGATCTGCCAAggctcgagcgagcgcgagtaCCTCGTGCGCGTCAGCTACCTCGAGATCTGGAACGAGATCGTGAAGGATTTGTTGGATCCTACGAGCCAGCcgcaggtgcgcgacgaccgccgccgcggcgcgaaTGCAGTGTTtgtcgcgccgctgcaggaAGAGGTCGTCACGTCCCCGAGCCAGGtctttgcgctgctcgagcgcggcgaggcgaatcggcacgtcggcgcgacCGACTGGAACgagcgctcgagccgcagTCATACCTGCTTCAAGATCACGGTCGAGTCGTGGGAACGCTcgcaaggcggcgccgcggacCACGTCGGGCGGCACTATCGCATCAGCGAGCTGAGCCTCATTGATCTCGCGGGCAGCGAGCGGCATACGTGGGGCGCACGAGGGCGCTCCGAAGGCGCCAACATCAACAAGAGTCTCCTGAGTCTCGGTAAAGTAATCTACGCCTTGTCGGAGCGCAGCGCTGCGGAAAAGAGCGAGCGGAGCCGCACGACAGCGATCCACGTCCCGTTCCGCGACTCGAAACTCACACGCATCCTCCAAAATAGCCTGAACGGCAACGCACGCATTGCTGTTGTGTGCACGCTCAATCCCTCGCCGGCGATGGTCGAAgagtcgctcggcacgctcaaCTTTGCCAAGCGCATCAAGAAGGTCGCCGTGCGTGCAGAGCCGAACGAGATCGACGGCGACCTCTCGCtgctggtcggcgcgccgagcgccgaaACGCACGCACTCCTTGTGCGCTACCGCGCAGAAAtgggcgcgctgcgtgccaaggtcgcgcagctgcagcaggcccCGGCAccgtcctcgacgccgccccgccgcgcggcgtcgccggcaaCGGCCACGGCCACGGCTACGGCCACGGCCCCGACTCCGGCCTCGATCGAAGCActgcaggagcgcctcgacgagctcggcacgctcatCCTCCGTGGGGGCGACGGGCCGCGCCCGTCTGAGCCGCATCCCGTCTCGCCGgccaagcagcgcggcTTTGCGTTTGACGATCCTCTGCCCATCGTCCAGGAAAagctgcacgcggcgctgtcCAAGATcagccgcctcgagcgcaagctcgcgacgcgcctctCGATGCCGGGTGTGCCGGGCGACGCAGACAAGGACGCAcgcatcgaggcgctccagcgccaggtccgcgagctcgagacggtGCTTGCAGCGCAgacgcccgcggcgccggacgccCTTCGCGACGAGGTCCAAGCCGAGTTCcagcaggagctcgacgcggcggcggagcgcattgccgagcgcgacgccttTCTCGCCGAAGTCACGGCGGAGTgtgcgcggctgcggcgcgcgaacgagcagctcgttcgcctcgcgcaccagGATACCGAAAAGATGGTGGCGTCGCTCACCGCACGTCCGGAGCGCCCAGTCATGTCACTCTTTGCGCCGCACTTGCGGCCGGCCACCGTGcttggccgcgcgccgcttgggATGCCGGCGTCGGTGCCGAGTACGCCGAACAAGGCGTGGGATGCGCCGATCTCGATCGACGGGACGGAGAGCGAAACGCTATCGAGTAGCGatctcgacgaggtgctcgaaTAA